A genome region from bacterium SCSIO 12844 includes the following:
- a CDS encoding MFS transporter — protein sequence MSNKQISSGYIILILMVTIAIDVMGLGLIFPIIPELILDKSNELFLVADTTATVRYFYYGLTMAVWPLGMFFGSSILGRLSDVFGRKRLLVIALLGVALSYFLSVFAIMTENLSVFIISRFTVGLFGGSFGLAQATIIDVSPRDKITRNLSFVTLAASIGFIIGPGLTTLIGQIYQGDSMMQTLLPCLIGGLITIVNLASVWIFLKETRQVEKSARKLPGLIDMFFSFRVMFIDKRVVVLAFSFLFMQAAWGFYVQNFPLVLSAEFDLNQAQIGLSFVCAALGYFVAILGILPILEKYCSLKSLVMVNGLLLGITLLLSAVYPSVLMEYVAFILASVFQLLFYSAILAWFSSKVDDHEQGQIMGGTVSVFGIAWAVNAILLGPLVSIGVFLPVYLAVILFVIAGLVVVSVTGGSKT from the coding sequence ATGAGTAATAAACAAATATCATCGGGTTACATTATTTTGATATTAATGGTGACCATTGCAATTGATGTGATGGGCCTTGGGCTTATATTTCCAATTATCCCAGAATTAATCTTAGATAAGAGTAATGAATTATTTTTAGTAGCTGATACAACAGCAACTGTGCGTTATTTCTATTATGGACTAACGATGGCAGTATGGCCTTTGGGTATGTTTTTCGGTAGTTCTATTTTAGGACGCTTATCGGATGTTTTTGGGCGTAAACGTTTACTTGTCATTGCATTATTAGGCGTTGCCTTAAGTTACTTTTTATCAGTATTTGCGATAATGACTGAAAATTTAAGTGTTTTTATTATCAGTCGCTTTACTGTTGGCTTATTTGGTGGTTCTTTTGGTTTAGCACAGGCTACAATCATTGATGTTTCACCAAGGGATAAAATCACACGAAACTTAAGCTTTGTCACTTTAGCTGCTTCAATTGGCTTTATTATTGGCCCAGGTTTAACAACGCTTATTGGTCAGATTTATCAAGGTGATAGTATGATGCAAACATTATTACCTTGTTTAATTGGTGGCTTAATTACGATTGTCAATTTGGCAAGTGTTTGGATATTTCTTAAAGAGACTAGACAAGTTGAGAAAAGCGCTAGAAAACTGCCAGGGCTTATTGATATGTTTTTTAGCTTTAGAGTGATGTTTATTGATAAGCGAGTGGTTGTTTTAGCATTTTCGTTTTTGTTTATGCAAGCAGCATGGGGATTCTATGTGCAAAATTTCCCATTAGTTTTATCAGCAGAGTTTGACTTAAATCAAGCACAAATAGGCTTATCATTTGTTTGTGCAGCTTTGGGTTATTTTGTGGCCATTTTAGGTATTTTACCTATTTTGGAGAAATATTGTTCATTAAAAAGCCTTGTGATGGTTAATGGATTATTATTAGGTATAACCTTACTATTAAGTGCAGTTTATCCATCTGTTTTAATGGAATATGTTGCGTTTATTTTAGCCTCAGTTTTCCAATTATTGTTTTATTCAGCAATTTTGGCTTGGTTTTCAAGTAAAGTTGACGATCATGAGCAGGGACAAATCATGGGTGGAACTGTTTCTGTCTTTGGTATTGCTTGGGCAGTTAATGCGATACTTTTAGGGCCTTTGGTCTCTATTGGGGTATTTTTACCTGTTTATCTTGCAGTGATTTTATTTGTCATTGCAGGTTTAGTAGTCGTTAGCGTTACAGGTGGCTCTAAAACATGA
- the der gene encoding ribosome biogenesis GTPase Der produces MTKVVSLVGRPNVGKSTLFNALTKTKDALVYDMPGVTRDRQYGQANFQGHDYIVIDTGGLAGEEDGIDTPMAEQALLAIEESDIVYFLVDGRSGLTAGDQAIAQMLRTKNKDVHLVVNKTDGIDIESSLTDFYTLGFDIKTIAASHRRGITQLIEDTLASYFPSEPVDHQSQLNEKTKGIRFALIGRPNVGKSTLTNRILGEDRVVVYDMPGTTRDSIYIPFSRYEKDFTVIDTAGLRRKGKVKQTLEKFSVVKTLEAIKDAHVAVIVADAQEGLTDQDLHMIGFAIHLGRAIVIAINKWDGLSDRQRLKVREAIKRRLDFVSDYADIHFISALHGSNVGHLFESIDKAYTSAYKEIPTTQLTEILKLATSEHQPPLVGRYRIKPKYAHMGGHNPPRIVIHGNLVDKLSASYQRYLINYFRDAFQLRGTPIMLELKPTENPFKDQPNKSVVKKLEKHGRKVRKKRSH; encoded by the coding sequence ATGACTAAAGTAGTCTCACTAGTAGGAAGGCCTAATGTAGGTAAATCCACGTTGTTTAATGCATTAACTAAAACAAAGGATGCATTGGTTTATGATATGCCGGGTGTGACAAGAGATCGGCAATATGGTCAGGCAAATTTTCAAGGGCATGACTATATTGTTATTGATACAGGTGGGCTAGCAGGTGAAGAAGATGGGATTGATACACCAATGGCTGAACAAGCTTTATTAGCCATTGAGGAATCAGATATTGTTTATTTTCTAGTTGATGGTAGATCTGGTCTAACAGCAGGTGATCAAGCCATTGCTCAGATGCTTAGGACTAAAAATAAAGATGTTCATTTAGTTGTCAATAAAACAGATGGTATTGATATTGAGTCATCGTTAACAGACTTTTATACCCTAGGCTTTGATATTAAAACAATTGCAGCAAGTCATAGACGCGGTATTACACAGTTGATAGAAGATACCTTAGCATCATATTTTCCAAGTGAACCAGTTGATCATCAAAGTCAGCTAAATGAAAAAACTAAAGGCATTCGTTTTGCCTTAATTGGTCGACCTAATGTAGGTAAATCAACGTTAACCAATCGTATTTTAGGTGAGGATCGCGTGGTTGTTTATGATATGCCCGGGACAACGCGTGATAGTATTTATATTCCATTTTCTCGTTATGAAAAAGATTTTACTGTTATCGATACAGCTGGTTTAAGACGTAAGGGTAAAGTTAAACAAACGCTAGAAAAATTTTCAGTGGTTAAAACGCTTGAAGCGATTAAAGATGCACATGTTGCAGTTATTGTTGCTGATGCCCAAGAAGGTTTAACTGATCAAGACTTACATATGATTGGTTTTGCCATTCACTTAGGACGTGCAATTGTTATTGCGATTAATAAGTGGGATGGTTTAAGTGATCGTCAGCGCCTAAAGGTAAGAGAAGCAATTAAAAGACGTTTAGATTTTGTCAGTGATTATGCAGATATTCATTTTATATCAGCATTACATGGTAGTAATGTAGGTCATTTATTTGAGTCGATTGATAAAGCATATACCAGTGCTTATAAAGAAATACCAACAACACAATTAACTGAAATATTAAAATTAGCTACTAGTGAGCATCAGCCACCTTTAGTTGGGCGTTATCGAATTAAGCCAAAATATGCCCATATGGGTGGACATAATCCACCGAGAATTGTCATTCACGGCAATTTAGTTGATAAATTATCGGCAAGCTATCAACGATATTTAATTAATTATTTTAGAGATGCTTTTCAATTACGAGGCACGCCAATTATGTTGGAGTTAAAACCAACAGAAAATCCATTTAAAGATCAGCCAAATAAAAGTGTTGTTAAAAAATTAGAAAAGCATGGGCGAAAGGTGAGAAAAAAAAGAAGTCATTGA
- a CDS encoding DUF2608 domain-containing protein yields MMRLSSFKQYIVGLCLSILVSISYADAKIVTITSNQFSTLNAKAIELANNYGPSHVLIVYDIDNTLLAMNQNLGSDQWFSWQEHLLKNKPHAKVLVANNFQGLLKAQGLLFELSDMHLTEKDIPSIIQHLKTQGYPMLVITSRGHDFDHTTLKALNNNDLNFSHSFDVTMPKGNYYPYRLGNLKDSGLTEKDVLVALMNKKPREVAFEQGVLFGAGQNKGILLKTLLAKSATEIKAVIFIDDSQKNITQFNQVMANTNLAIISIRYSAEDAVVKAFQASNKHNVTLQWQKLNQTLNEVFKSS; encoded by the coding sequence ATGATGCGATTATCGAGCTTCAAACAGTATATAGTTGGTTTATGTTTATCTATTTTGGTATCCATAAGCTATGCCGATGCAAAAATAGTAACCATAACCAGTAATCAATTCTCTACACTTAATGCGAAAGCAATAGAGTTAGCAAATAATTATGGTCCATCCCATGTATTAATCGTTTATGATATTGATAATACCTTATTGGCAATGAATCAAAACTTAGGTAGTGATCAATGGTTTAGCTGGCAAGAGCATTTACTTAAAAATAAACCGCATGCTAAAGTATTAGTAGCAAATAATTTTCAAGGGCTATTAAAAGCACAAGGGTTATTATTTGAACTATCTGATATGCATTTAACTGAAAAAGATATTCCTAGCATTATTCAGCATTTGAAAACTCAAGGCTATCCTATGCTCGTTATCACATCAAGAGGTCATGATTTTGATCATACAACTTTGAAAGCTTTAAATAACAATGACTTGAATTTTAGTCATAGCTTTGATGTTACAATGCCTAAAGGCAATTATTATCCGTATCGTTTAGGTAATTTAAAAGATAGTGGCCTAACTGAAAAGGATGTTCTGGTTGCTCTAATGAATAAAAAGCCTCGAGAAGTTGCATTTGAACAAGGTGTTTTATTTGGAGCTGGGCAGAATAAAGGTATTTTGTTAAAAACATTATTAGCTAAATCAGCAACTGAAATCAAAGCAGTAATTTTTATTGATGACAGTCAAAAAAATATTACTCAATTTAATCAGGTAATGGCGAATACGAATCTAGCCATTATCTCCATTCGTTATAGTGCTGAAGATGCTGTTGTTAAAGCATTCCAAGCATCTAATAAACATAACGTTACATTACAATGGCAAAAACTTAATCAAACGCTTAATGAGGTATTTAAATCAAGTTAG
- a CDS encoding winged helix DNA-binding protein produces MDISKFSTIMVLFRDMTSIWRKHFNQFAHEYNLTPLDRMLLVTLVFEGDRSSKSDLATALKLESQSLTRSLKRLEKNGYILREQSHEDGRSVLHTLTNKGQMLVMTLGQEADRVWDFLLKGCPEKDIEAFKRVMQHCITQEQQRR; encoded by the coding sequence ATGGATATTTCAAAATTCAGTACAATAATGGTTTTATTTCGTGATATGACATCCATTTGGCGTAAGCATTTTAATCAATTTGCTCATGAATATAATCTAACGCCCTTAGATCGTATGTTATTGGTAACTTTAGTCTTTGAAGGTGATCGCTCAAGTAAATCTGATTTAGCGACTGCGCTGAAGCTTGAATCGCAAAGTTTAACACGTTCATTAAAGCGCTTAGAAAAAAATGGTTATATTTTAAGAGAGCAATCTCATGAAGATGGTCGCTCTGTCTTACATACCTTAACGAATAAAGGGCAAATGTTGGTTATGACTCTAGGCCAAGAGGCAGATCGAGTCTGGGACTTTTTACTTAAAGGCTGCCCAGAAAAAGATATTGAAGCATTTAAACGTGTGATGCAGCATTGTATTACTCAAGAACAACAACGTCGCTAA
- a CDS encoding ATP-binding cassette domain-containing protein, whose amino-acid sequence MLTFRNVAIAHGANTLVEGINFSVYKKQIIGLCGHNGCGKSSLLATINHQSEVQTGTVELKGGVRVQSLAQEVTQSDDKAIDFVISGDANLHKIYQDLAYAETINDYDLMMKSHQRLSECDGYSAQAKAAKMLNGLGFSDEAMQNPYQSFSGGWRMRLNLAKCLFTPSDLLLLDEPTNHLDMEAIIWLENFLKHYQGAVVLVSHDRDFLDQVVTHIGYIEHQAFKLYKGNYSTFEYERAQAIALNNASYKKQQTQIAHMQSYVDRFRYKASKAKQAQSRLKALERMDKIKFIYEASPFRFEFKEPNKMPNPMVTFDKAVLGYNEVDILTKLKFSIRSGERIGLLGINGAGKSTLIKGICGQLKPKSGLIEVFSGVKIGYFAQHQLDELDVSVNALTLLRRIAPGVTERELITYLGGFGFSRDDSYRILSSFSGGEKSRLALALIIWQKPNLLLLDEPTNHLDMDMRQALTEALNNFEGALVVVSHDRYLLKTLVDELYLIKNGQLEVFSGALEDYQSIWK is encoded by the coding sequence ATGTTAACATTTAGAAATGTCGCTATAGCGCATGGTGCAAATACTTTGGTAGAAGGTATTAACTTTTCGGTTTATAAAAAACAAATTATTGGACTTTGCGGTCATAATGGTTGTGGTAAATCTTCTCTTTTAGCAACTATTAACCATCAAAGTGAGGTGCAAACAGGGACAGTTGAGCTTAAAGGTGGTGTGCGTGTACAGTCCTTAGCTCAAGAAGTCACTCAAAGCGATGATAAAGCGATTGATTTTGTAATATCAGGTGATGCTAATTTACATAAAATATATCAAGATCTAGCTTATGCAGAGACAATTAATGATTATGATTTAATGATGAAATCTCATCAGAGATTATCAGAATGTGATGGTTATTCAGCACAAGCAAAAGCAGCTAAAATGCTTAATGGCTTAGGCTTTAGTGATGAAGCGATGCAGAATCCATATCAATCATTTTCTGGTGGTTGGCGTATGCGCCTTAATTTAGCGAAATGCTTGTTCACGCCGAGTGATTTACTGTTATTAGATGAGCCAACAAACCATTTAGATATGGAAGCAATTATTTGGTTGGAGAATTTTTTAAAGCATTATCAAGGTGCTGTGGTTTTGGTATCTCATGATCGGGATTTTTTAGATCAAGTGGTAACACATATTGGCTATATTGAGCATCAGGCTTTTAAGCTTTATAAAGGCAATTATTCAACATTTGAATATGAACGGGCGCAAGCAATTGCCCTTAATAATGCAAGCTATAAAAAACAACAAACACAAATTGCGCATATGCAATCTTATGTTGATCGTTTCCGTTATAAAGCATCGAAGGCAAAGCAAGCACAAAGTCGCCTAAAAGCGCTTGAGCGTATGGATAAAATTAAATTTATCTATGAGGCATCACCATTTCGATTTGAGTTTAAGGAGCCCAATAAAATGCCAAACCCGATGGTGACATTTGATAAGGCTGTATTAGGGTATAATGAAGTTGATATCTTAACTAAGCTTAAATTTAGTATACGCTCAGGTGAACGTATTGGTTTATTAGGCATTAATGGTGCAGGTAAATCAACGTTAATTAAAGGCATTTGTGGTCAATTAAAACCGAAAAGTGGTTTAATTGAAGTTTTCTCAGGTGTTAAAATTGGCTATTTTGCACAACATCAGTTAGATGAGCTAGATGTCAGTGTCAATGCATTAACCTTATTAAGGCGCATTGCACCAGGTGTAACTGAGCGTGAATTGATAACTTATCTGGGTGGTTTTGGTTTTAGTCGCGATGATTCTTATCGAATATTATCATCATTTTCAGGTGGTGAAAAATCTCGATTAGCACTAGCATTAATTATTTGGCAGAAACCAAATTTATTGCTATTAGATGAGCCGACGAACCACTTGGATATGGATATGCGACAAGCACTGACTGAGGCATTAAATAATTTTGAAGGTGCATTGGTTGTGGTCTCACATGATCGCTATTTACTAAAAACACTAGTTGATGAGCTTTATTTAATAAAAAATGGCCAATTGGAAGTATTTAGTGGTGCATTAGAAGATTATCAGTCAATTTGGAAATAA
- a CDS encoding AAA family ATPase — MNKLVNFGYSQLKLISQDNVTSLFMAVREKDNTRVIIKKLNSDISSKTDINYLLHEYKVLSSLQQLDVVPKVIELINSGNLHAIVTEDSSYQSIQKILDANGKMNLTNFLAFAIPCVEALDKIHSYDIIHKNFNTLNILYDYDSHQVKITNFSLSVEIASQKTSKLNVNTLEGTLPYISPEQTARMNYNIDYRSDYYSLGVTFYQLLTGILPFQGNDANELIYAHIAKMPIPVHVVDPNIPRVVSDTVMKLLEKEPAKRYQSLYGLLYDLTKCSQKIKDGVVELFDIAEKDISKELKPSEKIYGRDKQIDILFLRYEEVAAGNSNVLFIQGASGFGKTMLVQKLNEKLLQHHGYLISGKYEYLKRSIPYYAIAQALDKLIKETLTKNTEQLDKIKQRTLKALGDNAGVIIDFIPTLSFLIGKVEASDTIDSNESTNRFNHGITQLLKSLINQSMPITLFLDDLQWSDIASFELLKLFILEKIPYLLIIGAYREAEVDNTHPLLSLMREIKQLNIGYDLITLEALTKIDVNQYLVDSLNKSTNEVSDLVEVMYEKTLGNPFFLQRLLITLHQQKIIYFDNELIQWQWDINQVKQQRFSDNVIELLIGNIEQLDQQSCNLLSAAACIGSEFNIKLLAKIFNMDLEKVLSNIKNLVKHGYILTQESRYYEAKIYQFTHDRIKQAAYELLDDKAIQQTSLIIARELLLDCLGDDIQSEALFNIVDHYNRAFNVKDGQIDDEEIKTITQLNRQAARYAKESAAFNAAFNYYQMSLKWIEHENWQKDYNYLCEINIGAMECAFYSNQFKEMEKYRKKLKHYVNDIQYESQIVNIYGYYLLGQERYHDVTCMILELYKKAGLSIAIKPNLIGLIYDILKSNKEMKKYTDEDIINLKETADENIRIIFTHLPNLAKGAYLDRNIPLLFKANIKTLRLVLKYGYYRNSTTSLAGCMFMVSLLGNILEALKWAKRVFILSDRINIKRDRVEHIFTTTFVVLHYQKPLQQIIKDLLRNYEQAVHYGVKNTAALSIWNHFFLQYFMGVGCNELINNINQYRKKLKIFEENTAVTGLNLIAQSAYNLRYHSDHQTSFSELAGDYFNEHKQNEEINHMIYARMLLIKLSIAFILDTQKISLNIVNRLKGKPSKSLIGSYNFNVFKFYQALTYIQSLSNASFFQRLKMKIIIKKVLKKFQKYAQYCPDNYLSKYLIIKAFWNQYTKDFSSAEKAFEQAIDAGKKYRLLLDEAIANEWLGRHYLELKRDTVARYYLQAAYQCYDSVQMFTKTKVLSKSFSNILSHPVADNMVEKNINLNTQTLKVSDVSLNINSIQKSVEVISSTMVIDELLTKLLNLLIENAGAQSGCVLLPKEGKFYIEAYMNSQGEMSSLLESMPVSSDLIAQSVLQYVINTAKSVVLDNASKNPDFYSDPYISDHQVKSIICLPLISQNKITAILYLENNMIPKTFTEDRCQQLKFLSGQIAISIENAKLYTRTTRLNKAYQRFVPKNFIKLLGKKSVTHIQLGDYVEADMSILFADIRRFTNMSEVMTPEETFAFINQFLANMEPIIHQHNGFIDKYIGDAIMALFPKSANDAFECGCQLLEVVQKYNYFRKKKALLEVEIGIGINTGKLVLGTVGTDKRMDGTVISDAVNVASRMEALNKVYKTNLLLSEHTYQQLNSKHKACLTEIGQVEIRGKKAKINIYSLK, encoded by the coding sequence ATGAATAAGCTTGTTAACTTTGGTTATAGCCAATTAAAATTGATATCACAAGATAATGTAACTAGTTTATTTATGGCAGTTAGAGAAAAGGATAATACTAGAGTAATCATTAAAAAATTAAATAGTGATATATCATCTAAGACGGATATTAATTATTTATTGCATGAGTATAAAGTACTGTCATCATTACAACAATTAGATGTTGTTCCCAAAGTTATTGAGTTAATTAACTCTGGTAATCTGCATGCCATAGTAACAGAGGATTCATCTTATCAAAGTATTCAGAAAATTTTAGATGCAAATGGAAAAATGAATTTAACAAATTTTCTAGCATTTGCTATTCCATGTGTTGAGGCATTAGATAAAATTCATTCATATGATATTATTCATAAAAATTTCAATACATTGAATATATTATATGATTATGATAGTCACCAGGTTAAAATAACCAATTTTTCACTTTCAGTGGAAATTGCTTCTCAAAAAACAAGTAAACTGAATGTTAATACTCTAGAAGGTACACTACCTTATATTTCCCCTGAACAAACTGCTAGAATGAACTATAATATTGATTATAGAAGTGATTATTACTCATTAGGTGTAACTTTTTATCAATTATTAACCGGGATATTACCTTTCCAAGGTAATGATGCAAATGAGTTAATTTATGCACATATTGCAAAAATGCCAATTCCTGTACATGTAGTTGATCCAAATATTCCTAGAGTTGTATCAGATACTGTGATGAAATTACTTGAAAAAGAGCCAGCTAAAAGATATCAGAGTTTATATGGATTGTTGTATGATTTGACTAAATGTAGTCAAAAAATTAAAGACGGGGTAGTAGAGTTATTTGATATTGCTGAAAAAGATATATCTAAAGAGCTAAAACCTTCAGAGAAAATTTATGGAAGAGATAAGCAAATAGATATTTTATTTTTAAGGTATGAAGAAGTAGCTGCTGGTAATTCTAATGTACTTTTTATTCAAGGCGCATCAGGTTTTGGTAAGACTATGCTAGTGCAAAAACTTAATGAAAAACTATTACAACATCATGGTTATTTAATTTCGGGAAAGTATGAGTATTTAAAACGATCAATACCTTATTATGCCATAGCTCAAGCACTAGATAAGCTTATTAAGGAAACACTGACAAAAAATACAGAGCAACTTGATAAAATTAAACAACGGACACTTAAAGCTCTTGGGGATAATGCAGGTGTAATAATAGACTTTATTCCAACATTGTCTTTTCTAATAGGTAAAGTAGAGGCATCAGATACCATAGATAGTAATGAATCAACAAATCGTTTTAATCATGGTATTACACAATTGTTAAAGTCACTAATTAATCAATCTATGCCAATTACCTTATTTTTAGATGATTTACAGTGGTCTGATATTGCTTCTTTTGAATTACTTAAACTATTTATTTTAGAAAAAATTCCTTATCTTTTAATTATTGGTGCTTATCGAGAAGCTGAAGTTGATAATACACATCCACTTTTAAGCTTAATGCGTGAAATTAAACAATTAAATATAGGTTATGATCTAATCACATTGGAGGCGCTTACAAAAATAGATGTCAATCAATATTTAGTTGATAGTTTAAATAAATCTACTAATGAAGTGTCAGACTTAGTTGAAGTTATGTATGAAAAGACACTAGGTAATCCATTTTTTTTACAACGGTTATTGATTACACTTCACCAGCAAAAAATTATATATTTTGATAATGAATTAATACAGTGGCAATGGGATATTAATCAAGTTAAACAACAACGATTTAGTGATAATGTTATTGAGCTTTTAATTGGTAATATTGAACAGTTAGATCAGCAGTCATGTAACTTATTAAGTGCAGCAGCCTGTATTGGTAGTGAGTTTAATATTAAGCTTTTAGCAAAAATTTTTAATATGGATTTAGAAAAAGTTTTATCTAATATAAAAAATTTAGTAAAGCATGGTTATATTCTTACACAGGAGTCTAGGTATTATGAAGCTAAAATTTATCAATTTACTCATGATAGAATCAAACAAGCAGCATACGAACTGCTTGATGATAAAGCTATACAGCAGACAAGTTTGATTATAGCTAGAGAGTTGTTGTTAGATTGTCTTGGTGATGATATTCAGTCTGAAGCATTATTTAATATTGTTGATCATTATAATCGAGCTTTTAATGTAAAAGATGGCCAGATTGATGATGAAGAAATCAAAACAATTACTCAGCTAAATAGACAAGCTGCCCGGTATGCAAAGGAATCAGCTGCATTTAATGCTGCATTTAATTATTATCAGATGAGTTTAAAGTGGATAGAGCATGAAAACTGGCAAAAAGATTACAACTATCTATGTGAAATTAATATTGGTGCTATGGAATGTGCTTTTTATTCTAATCAATTTAAAGAAATGGAAAAGTATCGAAAAAAATTAAAGCACTATGTAAATGATATTCAATATGAAAGTCAGATTGTTAATATTTATGGGTATTACTTATTAGGGCAAGAACGTTATCATGATGTAACGTGTATGATTTTAGAGCTATATAAAAAGGCTGGCTTATCTATAGCGATTAAACCAAATTTAATTGGTTTAATTTATGATATTCTAAAGTCAAATAAAGAAATGAAAAAATATACTGATGAGGATATTATTAATTTAAAAGAAACAGCTGATGAAAATATTCGTATTATATTTACCCATTTACCAAACCTGGCTAAGGGGGCTTATTTAGACAGAAATATACCTTTGCTGTTTAAGGCTAATATTAAAACATTACGATTAGTTTTAAAATATGGTTATTATCGTAATTCAACTACTAGCTTAGCTGGTTGTATGTTTATGGTAAGTTTACTTGGAAATATTCTAGAAGCACTGAAATGGGCAAAACGTGTGTTTATTTTGTCAGATAGAATAAATATTAAACGAGATAGAGTTGAACATATCTTTACCACTACATTTGTTGTGCTTCATTATCAAAAACCACTTCAGCAGATTATAAAAGATTTACTAAGAAATTATGAGCAAGCTGTACATTATGGTGTTAAAAATACAGCTGCACTATCAATATGGAATCATTTTTTTCTTCAATATTTTATGGGAGTTGGTTGTAATGAGTTAATTAATAATATTAACCAATATAGAAAAAAATTAAAAATATTTGAAGAAAATACTGCCGTTACAGGGTTAAACTTAATTGCGCAATCAGCTTATAATTTAAGATATCATTCTGATCATCAAACTTCTTTTAGTGAGTTGGCTGGTGATTATTTTAATGAGCATAAACAAAATGAAGAAATTAATCATATGATTTATGCAAGAATGCTGTTAATTAAGCTTTCAATAGCCTTTATTTTAGATACACAGAAAATATCATTAAACATAGTCAACCGGTTAAAAGGTAAACCTAGTAAGAGTTTAATTGGTTCGTACAACTTTAATGTATTTAAATTTTATCAGGCATTAACATATATTCAATCACTATCAAATGCGTCATTTTTTCAACGTTTAAAGATGAAAATAATTATAAAAAAAGTGTTAAAAAAATTCCAAAAATATGCACAATACTGTCCTGATAATTATTTATCAAAATACTTGATCATAAAAGCTTTTTGGAATCAGTATACTAAAGATTTTAGTTCCGCTGAAAAAGCATTTGAACAAGCGATTGATGCAGGTAAAAAATACCGGTTATTACTTGATGAAGCAATAGCTAATGAATGGCTTGGACGACATTATTTAGAATTGAAGCGCGATACAGTTGCTAGATATTATCTACAGGCAGCATATCAATGCTATGATAGTGTACAGATGTTTACAAAAACTAAGGTATTGTCTAAATCATTTTCTAATATTTTAAGTCATCCAGTCGCAGATAATATGGTTGAAAAAAATATTAATTTAAATACACAGACATTAAAAGTGAGTGATGTTTCACTAAATATCAATAGTATTCAAAAGTCAGTAGAGGTTATTTCCTCTACAATGGTAATCGATGAGTTATTAACAAAACTATTGAATTTGTTAATTGAAAATGCAGGTGCGCAAAGTGGCTGTGTTCTATTACCGAAAGAAGGAAAGTTCTATATAGAAGCATATATGAATTCCCAAGGTGAAATGTCAAGCTTATTAGAGTCGATGCCTGTTTCATCTGATTTAATTGCTCAGTCTGTTTTACAATATGTAATTAATACAGCTAAATCAGTTGTGTTGGATAATGCATCTAAAAATCCCGACTTTTATAGTGACCCTTATATTAGTGATCATCAGGTTAAATCAATTATTTGTTTACCATTGATTAGTCAAAACAAAATAACGGCAATTCTTTATCTAGAGAACAATATGATTCCAAAAACGTTTACTGAAGATAGATGCCAACAGTTAAAATTCTTATCTGGTCAAATTGCAATATCCATTGAAAATGCCAAGCTATATACAAGAACAACTCGCTTAAATAAAGCCTATCAACGGTTTGTGCCAAAAAACTTTATTAAATTATTAGGTAAAAAAAGTGTCACACATATTCAACTAGGTGATTATGTTGAAGCGGATATGAGCATATTATTTGCAGATATTAGAAGGTTTACTAATATGTCAGAAGTAATGACACCTGAAGAAACCTTTGCATTTATTAATCAATTTTTAGCTAATATGGAACCAATAATCCATCAACACAATGGTTTTATTGATAAATATATTGGTGATGCAATTATGGCCTTATTTCCAAAATCAGCAAATGATGCATTTGAATGCGGGTGTCAATTGCTTGAAGTTGTACAAAAATATAATTATTTTCGTAAAAAGAAAGCATTATTAGAAGTAGAAATTGGTATAGGAATTAATACGGGTAAATTAGTATTAGGTACGGTTGGCACTGATAAACGCATGGATGGTACAGTTATATCTGATGCTGTGAATGTTGCGTCACGAATGGAAGCACTAAATAAAGTCTATAAAACAAATTTATTATTATCAGAGCATACTTATCAACAATTAAACTCAAAACATAAAGCTTGTTTAACTGAAATAGGTCAGGTTGAGATTCGCGGTAAAAAAGCAAAAATAAATATTTATAGTTTAAAATGA